From a region of the Tateyamaria omphalii genome:
- a CDS encoding aminotransferase translates to MTLSRTASTFAPPVMEARRWLEDVTFPPNRPLINVSQAAPVDPPPDALRQAMADAALTRDDAHLYGPVLGMPALRAGLSRQINQHYSASTHAENVAITSGCNQAFAAAIATLCDEGDEVILPTPWYFNHKMWLDMAGVASVPLPVGGGMLPDVDAARALITNKTRAIALVTPNNPAGVEYPDALVLGFHELAKAHGIALIVDETYRDFDSRSGPPHALFQQDGWEETFIHLYSFSKAYRLTGHRVGALVASPERLAEAEKFLDTVAICPGQIGQYAALWGLENLTQWVAGERDEILARRQAITDGFPVLADKGWQLMGLGAYFAYMQHPFDMSSADLAPKLVQEAGILCLPGTMFWPDDAPEGQRQLRIAFANLDADGIAALYTRLSALAL, encoded by the coding sequence ATGACACTCTCGCGCACCGCATCCACCTTCGCGCCTCCGGTGATGGAGGCACGGCGCTGGCTGGAAGATGTCACCTTTCCACCCAACCGACCGTTGATCAATGTGAGCCAGGCCGCCCCGGTGGATCCGCCGCCCGACGCGCTGCGGCAAGCGATGGCGGACGCGGCCCTGACCCGCGATGATGCGCATCTGTATGGTCCCGTTCTGGGGATGCCCGCCCTGCGCGCAGGCTTGTCCCGACAGATCAACCAGCACTACAGCGCGTCGACACACGCGGAAAACGTAGCGATCACGTCGGGCTGCAATCAGGCCTTTGCCGCCGCGATCGCGACGCTGTGCGACGAAGGGGACGAGGTGATCCTGCCGACGCCATGGTACTTCAATCACAAGATGTGGCTGGACATGGCGGGTGTCGCTTCCGTGCCGCTGCCCGTGGGCGGGGGGATGTTGCCGGATGTGGACGCTGCACGCGCGCTGATCACGAACAAGACGCGGGCGATTGCGCTTGTGACGCCCAACAATCCGGCGGGCGTAGAGTACCCGGACGCGCTGGTTCTAGGCTTCCATGAATTGGCCAAGGCGCATGGCATCGCCCTCATCGTCGATGAGACCTACCGCGATTTCGACAGCCGCAGCGGCCCGCCCCATGCGCTGTTCCAACAGGACGGATGGGAGGAGACATTCATCCATCTCTACTCCTTTTCCAAGGCCTACCGCCTGACCGGACACCGGGTCGGTGCGTTGGTGGCCTCACCTGAGCGGCTGGCGGAGGCTGAGAAATTCCTTGACACCGTCGCCATATGCCCCGGCCAGATCGGTCAATACGCTGCCCTGTGGGGGCTGGAAAATCTGACCCAATGGGTCGCCGGCGAGCGGGATGAAATCCTGGCGCGCAGACAGGCCATCACCGATGGTTTTCCGGTGCTGGCGGACAAGGGATGGCAGTTGATGGGTCTGGGGGCCTATTTCGCCTACATGCAGCACCCGTTCGACATGTCGTCAGCCGATCTGGCGCCGAAGCTGGTGCAGGAGGCCGGTATTCTGTGCCTGCCCGGCACCATGTTCTGGCCCGACGACGCGCCCGAAGGACAACGGCAACTGCGCATCGCCTTTGCCAATCTGGACGCGGATGGCATTGCCGCGCTCTACACAAGGCTGTCAGCCCTGGCGCTCTGA